In one Chlamydia sp. BM-2023 genomic region, the following are encoded:
- a CDS encoding polymorphic outer membrane protein middle domain-containing protein codes for MTTKATTEANGTTYQLTADITFKDINTITPAAPAPVPPPAPPPPAPAPAPNVPIAPTVRVWSSSPGGTTSSTPATAGSTNTCFTNSQGDLSLEGQSHSLTFQNISLDGEGAAFSQTASTKTLYFSGFSDLIFSSTPPASLATGSGAILCQDSGMVIKNNKKVVFSNNFSMGNGGAACYKDPASPSNPSPPAAADPAATNAFFFQNNESLLFSQNSSGALGGAIYAKNLTLESGGETIFSENTATTNGGAIAMQASGSCRITADTGNITFKGNMAANKRNALYLGSNAKITQLNAKEGMGIYFFDNIEGMQADQTVPLSINKANGQTTYTGDIVFSAEEETNLSQISQPVKLEAGSLILRQGAILSLKSFTQTDANSKLVLEINSGPTPANTSLQASEAIDLKNVQVKLNDIDTHGYATIFATSSSGTITVSGPLTLVIPGGDFYANPDLDQILQKQLLNLATTKGTITLNNESYVVKEDPLHYGYQGIWRIGWQDVPSAGGGSTKTAAVAWQPTGYVPFPHEKPNTTSLVPDNLWSLVSDTRAIQKLIENSARVASSKDFWISSIVNSLHKHRSGDEEKFRHRGSGYAIGASSQTPTNFNFSVGFCQIFGNSQDYKHAKIHEKLFSGSLYAKYATNLPGAFKWIQAPLYQEIPVSFHGQFGFFYENNSMKINYTPSRKAKSSWNNRCFAGDLGMAILLSVPNNPIFLKEVSPFIKTQGAYARQQGFREKGFNPRIFNATHLNNISVSPGVKLQGHSHDISYELSAAYSGDVYRKNPQNTTQLISIVPTAPYITPASNLHRHAAYLEGNGNFPINPRMTLFAQGVCELRKSSINYQANAGTSMHF; via the coding sequence ATGACCACAAAAGCCACAACTGAGGCTAATGGCACCACTTATCAACTAACTGCTGATATTACCTTTAAAGACATCAATACAATTACTCCCGCCGCACCAGCTCCAGTTCCTCCTCCAGCGCCACCGCCACCCGCTCCTGCTCCTGCTCCCAATGTACCAATAGCACCAACAGTTCGAGTATGGTCATCATCTCCTGGAGGAACAACGAGTTCCACTCCAGCCACAGCGGGATCAACAAATACCTGCTTTACCAATTCCCAGGGGGATCTCTCCTTGGAAGGGCAGAGTCACTCATTAACTTTTCAAAATATCTCTTTGGATGGAGAAGGAGCTGCTTTTAGCCAAACAGCGTCAACAAAAACGCTCTATTTTTCAGGTTTTTCTGATTTGATCTTTTCATCGACGCCACCCGCAAGCTTAGCAACAGGGTCGGGGGCTATTTTGTGTCAAGACTCTGGAATGGTTATCAAAAACAATAAAAAAGTAGTGTTTTCAAATAACTTCTCCATGGGCAATGGCGGTGCTGCTTGTTATAAAGATCCTGCCTCTCCATCCAACCCTTCGCCCCCAGCTGCAGCTGACCCAGCTGCTACTAATGCCTTTTTCTTTCAGAATAATGAATCTTTGTTATTTTCCCAAAACTCCTCGGGAGCATTAGGAGGAGCTATTTATGCTAAAAACCTCACTCTTGAATCCGGAGGAGAGACAATATTTTCTGAAAACACAGCCACAACAAATGGCGGAGCTATCGCTATGCAGGCAAGCGGTTCGTGTAGAATAACCGCTGATACCGGGAATATTACCTTTAAAGGGAATATGGCAGCCAATAAAAGAAATGCCCTGTACTTAGGATCAAATGCAAAAATCACCCAGCTAAATGCTAAAGAAGGCATGGGGATCTATTTCTTTGATAACATCGAGGGAATGCAGGCTGATCAAACAGTGCCCCTATCTATTAACAAGGCAAATGGTCAAACCACCTATACAGGAGATATCGTCTTTTCTGCAGAAGAAGAAACAAATCTATCACAGATTAGTCAGCCTGTAAAGTTAGAGGCAGGGTCCTTAATTTTAAGACAAGGAGCTATTTTATCTTTAAAATCCTTCACTCAAACAGATGCCAATTCTAAATTAGTATTAGAAATTAATTCAGGGCCAACACCAGCAAATACATCGCTACAAGCTTCTGAAGCTATAGATTTGAAAAATGTCCAAGTGAAGCTTAACGATATAGATACTCATGGTTATGCAACTATCTTTGCAACAAGCAGCTCTGGAACAATAACTGTTTCGGGACCTTTAACCTTGGTTATCCCTGGTGGAGATTTTTATGCTAATCCCGATCTTGATCAAATTTTACAAAAGCAGCTGCTAAATCTTGCCACTACTAAAGGTACCATTACCCTAAATAATGAAAGCTATGTAGTCAAAGAAGACCCCTTACACTACGGATATCAGGGAATTTGGAGAATAGGTTGGCAAGATGTTCCAAGTGCAGGAGGAGGATCTACAAAAACTGCTGCTGTTGCTTGGCAACCCACAGGATACGTGCCTTTCCCTCATGAAAAGCCAAATACTACATCACTAGTTCCTGATAACCTTTGGTCTTTAGTCTCCGACACCCGAGCTATTCAAAAGCTCATTGAAAACTCTGCAAGAGTAGCAAGCTCTAAAGATTTTTGGATAAGCTCCATTGTTAACTCGTTGCATAAGCATCGTTCAGGTGATGAAGAGAAATTCCGTCATAGAGGTAGTGGCTATGCCATAGGGGCAAGTTCTCAAACCCCAACGAATTTTAACTTTAGCGTAGGATTCTGCCAGATATTTGGAAATTCCCAAGACTATAAGCATGCGAAAATTCACGAAAAGTTATTTTCAGGATCTCTATATGCTAAGTATGCCACGAATCTCCCCGGAGCTTTTAAATGGATACAAGCACCCCTCTATCAAGAGATTCCTGTGAGTTTCCATGGGCAATTTGGTTTCTTCTATGAAAACAACTCCATGAAGATAAACTACACGCCATCACGGAAAGCAAAAAGCTCATGGAATAACCGCTGTTTCGCAGGAGATTTAGGAATGGCCATTCTCCTTTCTGTTCCTAACAATCCTATATTCTTAAAAGAAGTCTCCCCCTTTATAAAAACACAGGGAGCCTACGCACGCCAACAAGGATTTCGTGAAAAAGGATTTAATCCGCGTATTTTTAATGCTACGCACCTAAATAATATCTCCGTATCTCCAGGAGTGAAGCTTCAAGGGCACTCCCATGATATTAGCTATGAGCTTTCAGCAGCCTATAGTGGGGATGTTTATAGAAAAAATCCCCAAAATACCACGCAGTTAATATCTATAGTTCCAACAGCTCCCTACATAACTCCTGCTTCTAATCTCCATAGACACGCAGCATACCTCGAAGGTAATGGGAATTTCCCTATTAATCCGAGGATGACATTATTTGCTCAGGGAGTTTGCGAACTAAGAAAATCCTCTATTAACTACCAGGCAAATGCTGGAACTTCTATGCATTTTTAA
- a CDS encoding polymorphic outer membrane protein middle domain-containing protein — MESIQHLLFENNFSIENGGAIAYVQDSTQHPAGDPQAIPRPVFFQNNALVEFLGNSSAKNGGAIYATTVEISGHGKVLFANNTAAGEGGAICIAPNGTIKINAYTGDIAFEGNRNKNGRNGIHLESGAKFVELTAWTDRTITFNDPITGDQANSNEKLIINRSKIANNPLPGTIIFGGSPEDPSNVSQFKQPLGLAGGTLIIKNGALIEAQSFVQEGTNSLVVLETGSSSNSSETGLRTSGNLELKNLHVSLNDISNKGGVSLSTTGNNGNLIISGPITFSMATEDFYKNPALENPITSDILQLSTAAGTLTLSDQKLSFPKTEEAHYGYQGSFSFSWGDTSRAAISSRAATFSWQPTGYLAFPNEKPNTTSLVPNNLWAMATDAQAIQRLIANSASAANPKNFWMCGIVHSLHVDKTKDEEKLHHSTGGYAIGISSQSANDFNFSLGFCQLFGKSKDCEKANIHEKVFAGSLYARYEIDLPLWRFFNEIDDAYSDFPIILQGQFGYFYSDNSLKTNYSQKNKQLAFKHSKGTWDNHGYCGDIDLLFLLPTHSHFIMLHDTLPFIKIQSVYVHQNGFHEQGYNRRNFDPTYLKNLSLSPGVTIYGYSPFTDFNYEVSVAYIADIYRRNPQNTTITVAPLATPFITKATNLKRHAGQLQLSGNLPINAHMTIFAQGNLEVRKSSLGYQANLGSSMHF, encoded by the coding sequence ATGGAATCTATTCAACATCTGCTATTCGAAAATAACTTTTCGATAGAAAATGGTGGCGCCATTGCTTATGTTCAAGATTCCACTCAACACCCAGCTGGAGACCCACAGGCAATTCCTCGTCCTGTGTTCTTTCAGAACAATGCCTTAGTAGAATTTTTAGGAAATTCCTCTGCGAAAAATGGCGGAGCTATCTATGCAACAACCGTAGAAATTAGCGGTCATGGGAAAGTCCTCTTTGCTAATAACACAGCAGCTGGAGAAGGCGGCGCTATTTGCATAGCTCCCAATGGTACAATAAAGATAAATGCCTATACGGGAGATATTGCTTTCGAAGGTAATAGAAATAAAAATGGAAGAAACGGAATACACCTGGAATCTGGAGCTAAATTTGTAGAGCTAACAGCTTGGACAGATAGAACTATCACTTTTAATGATCCGATTACTGGAGATCAGGCAAATAGTAATGAAAAATTAATAATTAACCGTTCAAAAATCGCAAACAATCCCCTACCTGGAACGATTATATTTGGTGGTAGCCCTGAAGACCCATCGAATGTGTCTCAATTTAAACAGCCTTTAGGGCTCGCCGGAGGAACTCTTATAATAAAGAATGGCGCTCTAATAGAGGCACAATCTTTCGTACAAGAAGGGACAAATTCCTTAGTAGTCCTAGAGACAGGAAGCTCTTCTAACTCTTCAGAAACTGGACTGAGAACATCAGGAAACTTAGAGTTGAAAAATCTTCATGTGTCTCTTAATGATATTTCAAATAAGGGAGGAGTATCTTTAAGCACTACGGGAAATAACGGAAATCTTATAATCTCAGGACCTATAACGTTTTCGATGGCTACAGAGGATTTCTATAAAAATCCTGCTCTTGAAAATCCTATAACATCAGATATTTTACAATTATCAACAGCTGCGGGAACACTTACTTTAAGTGATCAGAAACTCTCTTTTCCAAAAACGGAAGAGGCGCATTATGGCTACCAAGGATCTTTTTCTTTCTCTTGGGGGGATACTTCCAGAGCTGCTATATCTAGTAGGGCAGCAACTTTTTCTTGGCAACCTACAGGATATTTGGCTTTCCCCAATGAAAAGCCAAATACCACATCACTAGTTCCTAATAATTTATGGGCGATGGCGACAGATGCCCAAGCCATTCAAAGGCTCATTGCAAATTCTGCATCTGCAGCAAATCCTAAAAATTTCTGGATGTGTGGAATCGTGCATTCCCTACATGTAGATAAAACTAAGGATGAGGAGAAGTTACATCATTCTACAGGGGGTTATGCTATAGGGATTAGCTCACAATCTGCTAATGATTTTAATTTTAGCTTAGGATTTTGCCAGCTGTTTGGAAAATCTAAAGATTGTGAAAAAGCAAATATCCACGAAAAAGTCTTCGCAGGATCTCTATATGCAAGATATGAAATAGATCTTCCCCTATGGAGATTTTTCAATGAGATTGATGACGCCTATAGCGATTTTCCCATAATACTACAGGGACAATTTGGTTATTTTTATAGCGACAACTCCTTAAAAACAAATTATTCCCAAAAGAATAAACAACTCGCTTTCAAACACTCGAAAGGCACTTGGGACAATCACGGCTATTGTGGGGATATAGACCTCCTCTTTCTATTACCCACGCATAGTCACTTCATAATGTTGCATGACACTCTTCCCTTTATAAAAATACAAAGTGTCTATGTGCATCAAAATGGATTTCATGAACAAGGATATAACCGTAGGAACTTTGACCCTACATACCTTAAAAATCTTTCCTTATCTCCAGGCGTGACAATCTATGGATATTCCCCATTTACAGATTTTAATTATGAAGTATCTGTTGCCTATATAGCGGATATTTACCGACGCAATCCCCAAAATACGACAATTACAGTGGCTCCTCTTGCTACCCCCTTCATAACAAAAGCTACAAATCTAAAAAGGCACGCTGGACAACTACAACTCTCGGGAAATCTCCCTATAAATGCACATATGACAATATTTGCCCAAGGAAACTTAGAAGTAAGAAAATCTTCTCTTGGTTACCAAGCTAATCTAGGAAGCTCTATGCATTTTTAA